The genomic region CCGACGGCGAGCAGACGATGGTCGGGGAGGCCGGAGCCGCGCTGTCCGGCGGCGAGCGTCAGCGTGTCAGCATCGCCCGGGCGCTGGTGAAACCGGCTCCGGTGCTGCTGGTCGATGAGGCGACGAGCGCGCTGGACACCGAGAACGAGGCCGCGGTGGTCGACGCCCTGACCGCCGATCTGCGCCAGCGCACCCGGGTGATCGTCGCGCACCGATTGGCCAGCATCCGGCATGCCGACCGGGTTCTGTTCGTCGACGACGGACGCATCGTCGAGGACGGCACCATCGACGAATTACTCGCGGAGGGTGGACGTTACGTCCGGTTCCGGGAGTTCTGGAACCAGCAGCGCGCCGCCGCGGACTGGCAGATCACCACCTAGCCCGTTCTTCGGGGACCGCCACGCGTCCCCCAATCGGTGGACACGAGGTTCCACCGGTGTCTGGGCCGATCACCCGACAGACGTCCTTCTGGAAACGCGACATAGTTATCTCATCGCCGGAGAAACACCGGCAGAGAAACGAAAAGTCAACCCAGACAGAAGGATTGAAGACATGACCAGCATCGCACGCCTGATCGCCCTCCCGATCGTCTCCGCCGGCATCATCGGTGGTGCTGCCCTCGGCCTGGCCGGTATGGCCAACGCCCAGAGCCAGGCCCCCACCGGCCCCGGCTATTCTTACGCCCCGGCCGTCAAGGCCCACCCGGCCCCCAGCCAGCAGCCCGGCTGGCACAGCCACCACGGCCCGCAGCACGTCGCAGGCCTGTCGCAGCGCTAGACGCCACGGACATGAAGGCCCTCTCCGAACATCCCCGGGGGAGGGCCTTCACCGTGTCTGCTCGCGGGAGAACCCGAGGTGTTAGAGCGCGGCGCCCGGGTTGAGGATGTTGTCGGGGTCGAGCGCTGTCTTGATGCGCCGGTTGAGTTCCATCGCCTCCGGCCCCAGGTACCCCGCCAGCCATGGCCGCTTGAGCCTGCCGACACCGTGCTCGCCGGTGATGGTGCCGCCGAGTCCGACGGCCAGGTCCATGATCTCGCCGAACGCGGCGTTGGCGCGTTCCGTCATCGCCGCATCAGCCGCGTCGTACACGATCAGCGGATGGGTGTTGCCGTCGCCGGCGTGCGCGATCACCGAGATCATCAGGTCATGCTGGGCGGCGATCTTCTCGACGCCGGACACCAGGTCGGCCAGCGCGGGCAGGGGCACCCCGACATCCTCGAGCAGCAGAGCGCCCTTGGCCTCCACCGCCGGGATCGCGAATCGGCGCGCGGCGACGAATGCCTCGCCCTCGTCGGGGTCGGCGGTCGTATAGACCTCCGTCGCACCGAATTCGGTGAACACGGACGCCATGTACTCGGTGTCCTCAACACCGGCGGGGCCGCGGTCATCGGACGCGGCGACCATCATCGCGGCGGCACCGCGGTCCAGGCCCATCTTGAGCTTGTCCTCGACGGCGTTGATGGCGACGGCGTCCATGAACTCGAGCATCGAGGGCCGGATCTTGCCGGTGATCGTCACGACGGCGTCGGCGGCCGCGGCCACCGACGCGAATGAGGCGACCACGGTGCTGCCGCGATGCTGCGGCGGAAGCAGTCGCAACGTCACCTCGGTCACCACACCCAGCGTGCCCTCGCTGCCGACGAACAACTTCGTCAGGCTCAGTCCCGCAACGTCCTTCAGGCGTGGGCCGCCGAGACGCACCGCAGTGCCGTCGGCCAGCACCACCTGCAGGCCCAGCACGTAGTCGGTCGTGACCCCGTACTTCACGCAGCACAGGCCGCCCGCGTTGGTGGCGATGTTGCCGCCGATGGTGCAGATCTCGAACGACGACGGGTCCGGCGGATACCAGAGACCGTGCGCGGCGACGGCCTTCTTGACCTCGGCATTGAACAGGCCCGGCTGGGTGACGGCGGTGCGCGTCACCGGGTCAACGACGATGTCGCGCATGCGCTCGGTGGACAGCACCAAACCACCGGTCAGCGCCGTCGCCCCGCCCGACAGCCCGGTGCCCGCACCGCGCGGCACGACCGGCACGCGATGTCGGGTCGCCCACCGCATCACCGTCTGCACCTCCTCGGTGCGGACGGGTCGGACCACGGCCAACGGCATGCCCGCGCTGGGGTCGGCGGCGCGATCCTGGCGGTAGGACTCCAGGATGTCGGGGTCGGTGATGACAGTGCCGTCGGGCAACTGGGTGATCAGGGCGTCCAGGGCGGAGTCCATCGCACGATCGTAGGCGTCAGCCCGCCCGGGCGTCTGGGACGGTATCGGTCTCCACCGCATGGTCGAGGTGTCGCAGCCCGGGCAGGAAGATCGCCACCACGCCGAGCAGCAGCATCGGCAGCGACAGTGCGAGGAACGTGGTGTGCAGCCCCGCGTAGTCGGCGAGTGGTCCCGCCACGATCAGTCCGAGCGGACCGGCGGCGTAGGCCAGCGAACCCATGACGCCGACCACCCGGCCCCGCAGGTGCGTCGGCGCCCGCGTCTGCATCACGTAGTTGTAGATCGGGGCCATCGGCCCGTACACCAGGCCGACGATCGCCGACAGCACCAGGATCACGGGCAGCGGTGGCAGGAACGCGATCACCGTCATCGCGACGCCGAGGGTGATCACCGCGATCAGCATGATCGTCCGCCGGTTCGAGTACTTCGACCACACGGCGTAACCGAGCGCGCCGACCAGCCCGCCGACGGCCAACGCCATCAGCACCCAGCCCAG from Mycolicibacterium sp. YH-1 harbors:
- a CDS encoding FAD-binding oxidoreductase, with the translated sequence MDSALDALITQLPDGTVITDPDILESYRQDRAADPSAGMPLAVVRPVRTEEVQTVMRWATRHRVPVVPRGAGTGLSGGATALTGGLVLSTERMRDIVVDPVTRTAVTQPGLFNAEVKKAVAAHGLWYPPDPSSFEICTIGGNIATNAGGLCCVKYGVTTDYVLGLQVVLADGTAVRLGGPRLKDVAGLSLTKLFVGSEGTLGVVTEVTLRLLPPQHRGSTVVASFASVAAAADAVVTITGKIRPSMLEFMDAVAINAVEDKLKMGLDRGAAAMMVAASDDRGPAGVEDTEYMASVFTEFGATEVYTTADPDEGEAFVAARRFAIPAVEAKGALLLEDVGVPLPALADLVSGVEKIAAQHDLMISVIAHAGDGNTHPLIVYDAADAAMTERANAAFGEIMDLAVGLGGTITGEHGVGRLKRPWLAGYLGPEAMELNRRIKTALDPDNILNPGAAL